The following DNA comes from Candidatus Coatesbacteria bacterium.
CGGGGAGTATCGGGCCTTGGAGGCGGGCGAGGGCGCGCGGTTGCGCCGGGCCGTCGGCGAGCGGCTGGAGGAGCGGGGGGAGGAGTTGCGCTGCGGCTGCGCGGCAACCCTGGCCATCGTCGTTCGTTACACCGACGGCCTGAACGCCGGACAGCGTCGGGAGTTGGCGCGGCGGCTCAGCGAGACGCTGGGCGCACCTTCGCCGCCATGAAACTGAAACGGCCGTCCAGCTCGTAGCGGAAACCCCGGGGATGCCAAGCCCCGGTTCGTTTATCCTGTTCGTACTCCAGGGCGGGACCCTCGGCGGCCAAACGGCTGAGCAGCTCGAGCAGAGTATCGACCTCGGCGGGGCTGTTGTACAGCCCCAGGCTGGCCCGGACCATCCCGAGGATGCGGCGGCGGTCGCCGGCGAGCATGGCTTCGGCCTGGGTGTTGAACGTGTCGTCGTCGACGCCCAGCAGATCGATGACGTAGGGGTGGGCGCAGAAGCAGCCGTTGCGCACTCCGATACCACCCTCGTAACTGAGGGCGGCGGCGGTCAGCGAATGGTGGTAGTCGTCCAGGTTGAAGGAAACGACCCCCAGACGGTCGTCGAGGTCGTCGACGTCAGCGCCGCCGTACAGGATCACGCCGTCGATATCGGCCATTCCGCGCAACAACCGGGCGGTAAGCTCGCGCTCGTGCTCGACGATCCAGTCGAAACCGACGCCGCGCAGGAACTCGGCCGCCGCCGCCAGGGCCACGGCACCGACGACGTTGGGTGTGCCCGGTTCCAGCAGCTCGGGCGGATCGGCCCAGACCACCCGCTCCCGGGTGACCAGCTTGACCGTACCACCGCCGACGCAGGCCGGCAGGCAGCTCTCCAGGGCGTCGGCACGGCCGATGATGGCCGCCCCGCCGAAGGGGGCGTACATCTTGTGCCCGGCCAGGACGATGAAGTCCAGGTGGGCTCCGGGCTCGGCCGGCTCGACATCTAGAGGACTGTGGGCGCCCAGCTGGGCGGCGTCGACGACGATCCGCGTCCCGTGGGCATGGCAGATGCGGGCCAGCTCATGGAGCGGGGTCAAGCGGCCGGTGATGTTGGAGGCCCCGGTGACGGCCACCAGCAGCAACCGATCGGCCAGCTCGGCGATCCGGCGCTCGGCCGCTTCGAGATCGATCCGCCCCGTCTCGTCGAGGGGCAGATAGAAGGTTTCGCAGCAGCGGCGCCAGGGCAGCTCGTTGGAATGGTGCTCCATCGGGCTGATCAGGACGGCGGCGTTCTCCGGCCGCGGCAGGCAACAGGCCAGGCGGTTGAGGGCTACGGTGGTGTTGACGGTGAAGACGACCTGGTGGGTGGCCGGATCGGCGCCGACGAAAGCGGCGACGACGCGGCGGGCCTCCTCGTAGATCTCGGTGGCGATGGTGCTCTTGTACCCCGTGCCCCGGTGGATGGAGGAATACCACTCCAGCAGCTCGTCAACCTTGTCCCTGACGGGTTCGAGGGCCGGCGTGCTGGCGGCGTTGTCAAAGTTGATGTACTTCGTTTCCGCGCCGGCGGGCAGCGGGACGCTGCGCTCCAGCCCGATGACCAGGCTGCGGATCTCGTCCAACTCGTAACGGGACACGGGGCCTCCCTTTTGCATATGCTGATACGATGATGGAAACCCCAGTTTACTACTAAACACGGCCGGGGTAAAGGGGCCACGCAGTTTTTACCGCCCGGCGCTCCGGAGCCGTCGGCGAAAGAACCGGGACGAGGACAAACGAGGAATTCTTGGCTTACAACCACGTTTGGTCTATACTTGGATAAATATGCCGGGCGTCGGCTTCGGCTCGATTCCACCGCAGGCCGCCGTCGGTGCGGTAAGCCGGGACCGCCCAAGCCCGCCGTCCACACCCGTTCATCCACTCAACGCGAAGCCGCGCCAAGCTGCGTGGATGCTTCGAGGAGGAACCGTGAAGAAGTCAGCGCTCCTGCTGGTCCTGCTGCCCCTATTCTGCCTAGCCGAATCCATCGAGATCGCCGGACATCAACTCGAGGTCTCCATACCCGACGACTGGCAGATTATCAACGAAACCACCGACGACTACTTCTTCGTCTGGACCACCCCCGAGGAGGAGCTGATCGGCTTGATCAACCTCTACAAGGGCGAGAGCCTGGAGATGTCGACGGATGACATCCTCGAGCAGTACGACGGCGACAAGGCGGCGATGCTGGCCGACCTCAAGGACAGCCTGGTCACAGCGGTCGAAGAAACCTCCGCCGACCACGAGCTCGATTGGGGCGCTCACAACAAGACGGGGGCCGATCCCGCCTACTTCGCCTCCGTCGATTACTACGACACCTGGGAGGAAAGCACCTACTACAACCTGGACTCCCTTTTCCTCTACGCCGGC
Coding sequences within:
- a CDS encoding aminotransferase class V-fold PLP-dependent enzyme; translated protein: MQKGGPVSRYELDEIRSLVIGLERSVPLPAGAETKYINFDNAASTPALEPVRDKVDELLEWYSSIHRGTGYKSTIATEIYEEARRVVAAFVGADPATHQVVFTVNTTVALNRLACCLPRPENAAVLISPMEHHSNELPWRRCCETFYLPLDETGRIDLEAAERRIAELADRLLLVAVTGASNITGRLTPLHELARICHAHGTRIVVDAAQLGAHSPLDVEPAEPGAHLDFIVLAGHKMYAPFGGAAIIGRADALESCLPACVGGGTVKLVTRERVVWADPPELLEPGTPNVVGAVALAAAAEFLRGVGFDWIVEHERELTARLLRGMADIDGVILYGGADVDDLDDRLGVVSFNLDDYHHSLTAAALSYEGGIGVRNGCFCAHPYVIDLLGVDDDTFNTQAEAMLAGDRRRILGMVRASLGLYNSPAEVDTLLELLSRLAAEGPALEYEQDKRTGAWHPRGFRYELDGRFSFMAAKVRPASR